A genomic stretch from Helianthus annuus cultivar XRQ/B chromosome 1, HanXRQr2.0-SUNRISE, whole genome shotgun sequence includes:
- the LOC110874506 gene encoding upstream activation factor subunit spp27: MASSARVFNGCRTLFAAAKSATPKPTTTVAAKKKATVKKTTEKKPKQPSADKPVKPAGILKPSPISPALAQFLGVSESARTDAVKKIWEYIKSNELQNPTNKKEIICDEKLKTIFDGKDRVGFLEIAKLLAPHFVKTA, translated from the exons ACGGCTGCAGAACTCTCTTCGCCGCCGCAAAGTCCGCCACTCCCAAACCTACCACCACTGTCGCTGCAAAGAAGAAGGCCACCGTCAAAAAAACTACAGAGAAAAAGCCGAAGCAACCGTCTGCCGATAAACCGGTGAAACCTGCTGGCATTCTGAAGCCATCGCCGATTTCGCCAGCCCTAGCTCAGTTCCTCGGCGTCTCTGAGTCCGCTCGCACCGACGCTGTTAAGAAGATTTGGGAGTATATCAAGTCTAATGAGCTTCAG AATCCGACAAACAAGAAAGAGATAATCTGTGATGAGAAGCTTAAGACTATATTTGATGGGAAAGACAGAGTTGGTTTTCTAGAGATTGCCAAGTTGCTTGCTCCTCATTTTGTGAAGACTGCTTGA